In Pelmatolapia mariae isolate MD_Pm_ZW linkage group LG2, Pm_UMD_F_2, whole genome shotgun sequence, one DNA window encodes the following:
- the LOC134633713 gene encoding uncharacterized protein LOC134633713, translating to MRTAPPRLEMVQYRKSTWEKDATHNNNAQWLAEPQQSPQTGYIPTTCKLLSCIIASKIKSHMAQYMSEVQEGVALLHTAEVPHLISLTTLELGGNATFHCPFSEKTDRFFHWYKQSLGKMVQTVATVVYNKIEFISPFNHTRFHVHKSNDQCFLTINHINKEDEATYFCQTGSEFLQHFVRGFFLAVNDYNHQTSVYVTQTPKSSSVQLGNTVTLQCSFLTKNKESSVQCPSDRSVHWFKSGSGENHPSIIYRNFTHRNSMDDTERRCIYHLSKTIQNSSDTGTYYCAVVTCGTILFGEGSKVDTRTEVDPVILILGGLLVCCVIVIIVLISCMTCCHFKG from the exons atgagaacagccccaccaaggctggagatggTGCAATACCGGAAGAGCACATGGGAGAAAGATGCAACCCATAAcaacaatgctcagtggctagccGAGCCCCAGCAATCTCCCCAAACAGGATACA TACCAACCACATGTAAGCTCCTGTCCTGCATCATAGCCTCTAAGATTAAGAGCCACATGGCTCAGTACATGAGTGAGGTACAGGAAGGAGTTG ccTTGCTTCATACTGCAGAGGTTCCTCATCTGATCTCTTTGACTACACTTGAACTTGGTGGCAATGCCACTTTTCACTGTCCGTTCTCTGAGAAGACAGACAGATTCTTCCACTGGTATAAGCAGTCTCTTGGGAAAATGGTCCAAACAGTAGCTACAGTAGTTTATAACAAGATAGAGTTCATCAGTCCATTTAATCATACACGTTTCCATGTCCATAAATCAAATGATCAGTGTTTTCTTACTATCAATCACATAAACAAAGAGGATGAAGCAACATACTTTTGTCAAACTGGATCCGAGtttttacaacattttgttAGAGGATTCTTCTTGGCTGTAAATG ATTATAATCACCAGACATCTGTCTATGTGACGCAAACTCCAAAGTCATCATCGGTCCAACTGGGAAACACAGTCACCCTCCAGTGTTCATTTCTCACCAAGAACAAAGAAAGCAGTGTTCAGTGTCCCAGTGATCGCAGTGTACACTGGTTCAAAAGTGGATCAGGAGAAAACCATCCAAGTATCATTTATAGAAATTTCACTCATAGAAACAGCATGGATGATACAGAGAGACGCTGCATCTACCATCTGTCCAAAACAATACAGAATTCCTCTGATACTGGGACTTACTACTGCGCTGTCGTCACATGTGGAACGATACTGTTTGGTGAAGGATCTAAAGTGGACACAA GAACAGAAGTGGACCCAGTTATTCTTATTCTTGGAGGATTGTTGGTCTGCTGTGTGATTGTAATCATCGTCCTCATTTCCTGCATGACTTGTTGTCATTTCAAAGGTTGA
- the LOC134635923 gene encoding uncharacterized protein LOC134635923, whose product MIVFWIALNFLHQGYALVSQITVQVGEPATFICSIPHTEVLPRQVHWYKQSAGDTLKVIVTVRKSKPPEYAQAFPKSRWEINSNSSFSNLTILRTIQEDEGMYHCGVSEWLADIIWTGMHLLIKGKNQSTSNSSVAQSSTVSSGTKPDIHGSSIWSHRSSAVIFMLCAVLAISLIVIAILIASMKKDDTQYCKGVVPLRRNTGIQKTQQKAEDVWFYSAVVFAMMRTDRGGTTDAAERERLYTAVKAFGLD is encoded by the exons ATGATTGTGTTTTGGATTGCACTGAATTTTCTTCATCAAGGAT ATGCACTGGTTTCACAAATCACTGTTCAAGTTGGAGAACCTGCAACCTTCATCTGTAGTATACCTCACACAGAGGTCCTCCCTCGACAAGTCCACTGGTATAAACAGAGTGCCGGGGATACACTGAAAGTAATTGTGACAGTGCGGAAATCTAAACCACCTGAGTATGCACAAGCTTTTCCTAAATCCAGATGGGAGATTAATAGCAACAGCAGTTTTAGTAACCTGACCATTTTGAGGACAATTCAAGAGGATGAGGGAATGTATCACTGTGGAGTCTCCGAGTGGCTTGCAGACATTATATGGACTGGGATGCATTTATTAATAAAAG GAAAAAATCAGAGCACGTCCAACTCTTCTGTTGCTCAGAGTTCAACAGTATCATCTGGAACTAAGCCAGACATTCATG GAAGCAGTATATGGTCACACAGATCCAGTGCAGTTATTTTTATGCTGTGTGCTGTCTTGGCTATAAGCCTGATTGTTATAGCTATCCTTATTGCTTCAATGAAGAAAGATGACACACAATATTGCAAAG GTGTTGTTCCCCTGCGAAGAAACACTGGCATCCAGAAAACTCAACAG AAAGCAGAGGATGTGTGGTTTTACTCTGCTGTGGTCTTTGCCATGATGAGAACTGACAGAGGTGGGACAACAGATGCAGCTGAGAGGGAGAGACTCTACACTGCTGTCAAGGCCTTTGGGTTGGATTAG